Proteins found in one Dehalococcoidia bacterium genomic segment:
- a CDS encoding dockerin type I repeat-containing protein, translating to MSKVPKWHVKAVYMVFALALVVSLSGAFVVAVAPTSAQGPDEYNTLRIYGKCGEDAAFPYTDYQAPFAPQSSEAPPKDFIQWNPAYMYHLDSASNGVFGNFFTEIKANNADANEKVHLRQWYVPKYEEPAGWVFADQSIVKSPDLVKEYTYLLLAPSSNNPIFGNPGKTRFVFPIADQNQEQTGLDSYDMNGDYPDAGDPSRGADLTFIQAIGMTDTLAAECPDQDGLWPPTNQWIDNQINVQWVDFNTDLFLASAGDTIRFLDHRADITAVTTSPASVTLDLYYSGNAADELLFSGLIVPLDKTLSAGRHQPDVAVEDLTTMGAPSPAHPNNNPPSESGKFICGTSKLKLVKSPWYLQVSSAAGGSAYIVVGRLITEGESFFVDGAEYDVAMLHTVWDAAGSTLNEVKGEILGVQANPGNLVFGPIDIANHAGATSAYFADCSGAGAAPDKNDVSAYVNGAGASVASINPATGMVTLTVAPIAGQKVTLDYCYNTEAFKYITIRNPIPKFDDVQLLGLSITKESIEDCYDTPAIPMLPPFNMQHDIIDDTNIPDAFTFIDPADPLHPQHCPIPDVQLPDNLADASDLNSDYGFVAGNTSWGKFQNDDRPTYDDTLVMVSCSANMSNNVFMWVNTAGDGYGDNSFLPFTLNSIDDRWIGKDSGQFPTGVAAIVECFEQEDKEPRFDTNLLEEKFTEPNPTPGPEEWEWKNIETLPYLYTEMKLPEQPDITDPANNDDGDYILVSSWMTEDSTDIWSVNASNAVRMKFVYDAHVDKINSADIYVNDASYNRLYNDEDSNSQTVIDAASIRVYGKCNLSAAFPYTDYQGPFAPQSDEAPIKDFIQWNPAYMDHNDLAANGIYGDFFKGITVSNGDGNEKVHLRQWYVPKYTEPSGIVWYQPQPADCIKSPDIVKEYTYTLLDAMNDPKPGLPGHTTFVLPISDSSNEQPGLDDYDVNGDGLADLVFLETVSAVDTGDQDDDDALWPPEDMTEGYSCVPGLVTVDNQIPEGTNWIDISTGMLHVEVGDVVRFMDHALKIDQIMVGSIGVTLYYIGNEADQSLTAALNIPLEWTLASGRDSYNVEDLRADTAATGEPSPSYPPSQSERFVEGASQLSLVTEPWYCQLRSVTATEANIVVGRLITESGSFFVDAAEYEIAKLYTPIEPSSDAGTWGTGYGLKYITIRNGLPKVNDVTIASPSIIKTGVPPCYEWPCESAALIPFLPPFNMQHDMIDDVNIPDAFSFIDMSDTHSPQPCPMPDVQLPDNVWNSTVYQDMDGATGVQAWGNITNDDRALADDTLVMLTCGSEGVLPMFSWLAAPDGFGDISFLPYDMNTIAERKIVDVAATKECWKDEAKEPRFDTNLLEEKFHESGLIELWKWKNIETLPWDYTEFVLPALPDITDPTAGVSADDGDYILVSSFLTEDSTSTVLGAGAVRVKFYHDFAYSPEYKTGLYVNTRGATCDLEGDVNGDDLINSADLQLIAQHIVGTITLTGDPYQAADVNDSGTVNSADLQLMAQYLVGTIPSFPGGLCIP from the coding sequence ATGAGTAAAGTACCAAAATGGCATGTCAAGGCAGTATACATGGTCTTTGCCTTGGCTTTAGTAGTGAGTCTCAGCGGTGCTTTTGTTGTGGCCGTGGCTCCCACGTCCGCGCAGGGGCCCGATGAGTACAATACCCTGCGGATATACGGGAAGTGCGGGGAAGATGCCGCCTTCCCCTACACCGATTACCAGGCGCCGTTTGCCCCGCAGAGCAGCGAGGCGCCGCCCAAGGACTTTATCCAGTGGAACCCGGCATACATGTACCACCTGGATTCGGCGTCCAACGGGGTATTCGGAAACTTCTTCACTGAAATCAAGGCGAATAATGCGGATGCCAACGAGAAGGTTCACCTGAGGCAGTGGTACGTTCCCAAGTATGAGGAGCCCGCCGGGTGGGTATTCGCAGACCAGTCGATTGTAAAATCTCCCGACCTGGTGAAGGAGTACACCTACCTCCTGCTGGCTCCCTCCAGCAACAACCCAATTTTTGGGAACCCCGGCAAGACGCGGTTCGTGTTCCCCATAGCTGATCAAAATCAGGAACAGACCGGGCTTGATAGCTACGATATGAACGGGGATTACCCGGATGCCGGCGATCCGTCTAGAGGGGCCGATCTCACCTTCATACAGGCCATAGGCATGACTGATACCTTGGCTGCGGAGTGTCCCGACCAGGACGGTCTCTGGCCGCCAACGAATCAGTGGATAGATAACCAAATTAACGTACAGTGGGTGGATTTCAACACGGACCTCTTCCTTGCATCTGCCGGCGATACCATCCGCTTCCTGGACCACAGGGCGGATATAACGGCAGTCACCACCAGCCCTGCCAGCGTCACCCTTGACCTGTACTACTCGGGCAACGCCGCGGATGAACTCCTTTTCAGCGGTTTGATCGTTCCGCTGGACAAGACGCTCTCCGCGGGCAGGCACCAGCCTGATGTTGCCGTTGAGGACCTGACCACCATGGGGGCGCCATCACCGGCTCATCCCAATAACAATCCGCCTTCGGAGTCGGGCAAGTTCATCTGCGGCACCAGCAAACTGAAGCTGGTCAAGTCACCGTGGTACCTGCAGGTGTCAAGTGCCGCCGGCGGCAGTGCCTATATAGTGGTCGGCCGCCTGATAACCGAGGGCGAGAGCTTCTTCGTCGACGGCGCCGAGTACGATGTCGCCATGCTACACACCGTTTGGGACGCTGCGGGATCGACCCTCAACGAGGTGAAGGGTGAGATCCTCGGGGTTCAGGCTAACCCAGGTAATCTAGTATTCGGCCCTATCGACATCGCAAACCATGCTGGAGCAACTTCGGCTTACTTCGCTGACTGCAGTGGCGCTGGAGCTGCGCCGGACAAGAACGATGTATCGGCTTATGTGAATGGTGCCGGGGCATCAGTTGCCAGCATCAACCCGGCTACAGGTATGGTAACCCTTACTGTAGCTCCGATAGCTGGACAGAAGGTAACCCTGGACTACTGCTACAACACGGAGGCCTTCAAGTACATCACCATCAGGAACCCCATTCCCAAGTTTGATGATGTACAGCTACTCGGCCTGAGCATCACCAAGGAGTCGATTGAGGACTGCTATGATACCCCGGCGATACCGATGCTGCCGCCGTTCAACATGCAGCACGACATAATCGACGACACCAACATCCCGGATGCCTTCACCTTCATCGACCCGGCCGACCCCCTGCATCCGCAGCACTGCCCCATACCCGACGTGCAGCTTCCCGATAACCTTGCCGATGCTAGTGACTTAAACTCCGACTACGGATTTGTCGCTGGGAATACATCATGGGGCAAGTTTCAAAACGATGACAGACCGACATACGATGACACCCTTGTAATGGTCTCCTGTTCTGCCAACATGAGCAATAATGTGTTCATGTGGGTCAACACAGCAGGTGACGGATACGGCGACAACAGCTTCCTGCCATTCACGCTGAATAGCATAGATGACAGGTGGATAGGGAAGGACTCTGGCCAGTTCCCCACCGGTGTCGCGGCCATCGTGGAGTGCTTCGAGCAGGAGGACAAGGAGCCCCGATTCGACACCAACCTGCTGGAGGAGAAATTCACCGAACCCAACCCGACACCGGGGCCAGAAGAGTGGGAGTGGAAGAACATCGAGACGCTGCCCTACCTCTACACCGAGATGAAGCTCCCCGAGCAGCCAGACATCACCGACCCGGCGAACAATGACGACGGCGACTACATCCTGGTAAGCTCGTGGATGACCGAGGACTCCACCGATATATGGTCGGTAAATGCATCGAATGCTGTCAGGATGAAGTTCGTCTACGACGCCCATGTGGACAAGATAAACAGCGCCGACATCTATGTAAACGACGCATCCTACAACAGGCTATACAACGATGAGGACAGCAATAGCCAGACGGTCATAGATGCGGCAAGCATCAGGGTATACGGCAAGTGCAACCTGAGCGCTGCATTCCCCTACACCGATTACCAGGGGCCGTTTGCTCCGCAGAGCGATGAGGCTCCTATAAAGGACTTCATCCAGTGGAACCCGGCCTACATGGACCACAATGACCTGGCAGCCAACGGCATATACGGCGACTTCTTCAAGGGCATTACCGTCAGCAATGGCGATGGCAACGAGAAGGTGCACCTGAGGCAGTGGTACGTTCCCAAGTACACCGAGCCCAGCGGCATAGTGTGGTACCAGCCTCAGCCGGCCGACTGTATAAAGTCGCCCGACATCGTCAAGGAGTACACCTACACACTGCTGGATGCCATGAACGACCCGAAGCCGGGGCTACCCGGCCACACCACGTTTGTCCTGCCTATCTCTGATAGCTCTAACGAACAGCCAGGGCTGGACGACTACGACGTGAACGGCGATGGCCTTGCCGACCTGGTATTCCTGGAGACGGTAAGCGCGGTGGATACAGGCGATCAGGATGACGATGACGCCCTGTGGCCGCCAGAAGACATGACCGAGGGTTACAGTTGCGTTCCCGGCCTGGTTACAGTGGATAACCAGATTCCGGAGGGCACCAACTGGATCGACATCTCCACCGGCATGCTCCACGTCGAGGTGGGCGATGTGGTCCGGTTTATGGACCACGCCCTAAAGATAGACCAGATTATGGTCGGTTCGATCGGGGTTACCCTCTATTACATCGGCAACGAGGCCGATCAGTCTCTAACGGCCGCCCTTAATATCCCGCTGGAATGGACGCTAGCGTCCGGCAGGGACAGCTACAACGTAGAGGACCTGAGAGCCGATACGGCGGCAACCGGCGAGCCTTCGCCGTCATATCCGCCTTCGCAGTCCGAGCGATTTGTGGAGGGCGCCAGCCAGCTATCCCTGGTAACGGAGCCCTGGTACTGCCAGCTGCGGAGCGTTACTGCTACCGAGGCCAACATCGTGGTCGGCCGCCTGATAACCGAGAGCGGGAGCTTCTTCGTCGACGCAGCCGAGTACGAGATCGCCAAGTTATACACGCCCATCGAGCCGTCAAGCGACGCTGGTACCTGGGGAACAGGTTATGGGCTCAAGTACATCACCATCAGGAACGGACTTCCCAAGGTAAATGATGTCACCATTGCCTCCCCGAGCATAATAAAGACGGGCGTTCCCCCCTGCTACGAGTGGCCCTGTGAGAGCGCGGCCCTCATCCCGTTCCTGCCGCCGTTCAACATGCAGCATGACATGATAGACGACGTCAACATACCGGACGCCTTCAGCTTCATCGACATGAGCGACACCCACTCTCCGCAGCCCTGCCCGATGCCCGATGTGCAGCTTCCGGATAACGTGTGGAACAGTACTGTGTATCAGGACATGGATGGGGCCACTGGCGTACAGGCCTGGGGCAACATTACGAACGATGACAGAGCACTGGCGGACGACACCCTTGTAATGCTTACCTGTGGTAGTGAGGGTGTTCTACCAATGTTCTCGTGGTTGGCAGCGCCTGACGGCTTCGGCGACATTAGCTTCCTGCCCTACGACATGAACACCATAGCTGAGCGGAAGATTGTGGATGTCGCTGCCACCAAGGAGTGCTGGAAGGACGAGGCCAAGGAGCCCCGCTTCGATACCAACCTCCTGGAGGAGAAGTTCCATGAGAGCGGTCTTATAGAACTGTGGAAATGGAAGAACATCGAGACGCTCCCCTGGGACTACACCGAGTTTGTTCTGCCGGCGCTGCCGGACATCACCGATCCCACCGCAGGGGTAAGCGCGGATGACGGAGACTACATCCTGGTAAGCTCATTCCTGACCGAGGACTCAACGAGTACGGTTCTTGGTGCTGGTGCGGTCAGGGTGAAGTTCTACCACGATTTCGCCTACTCGCCGGAGTACAAGACCGGCCTCTACGTCAACACCCGCGGCGCTACCTGTGACCTGGAGGGCGATGTCAACGGCGACGACCTCATTAACTCGGCAGACCTCCAGCTGATTGCCCAGCATATAGTGGGAACTATAACGCTGACCGGCGATCCGTACCAAGCCGCCGACGTTAACGACAGTGGCACGGTTAACTCGGCAGACCTACAGTTGATGGCACAGTACCTTGTGGGGACGATTCCGTCGTTCCCCGGGGGACTGTGTATTCCCTGA